A portion of the Macaca mulatta isolate MMU2019108-1 chromosome 2, T2T-MMU8v2.0, whole genome shotgun sequence genome contains these proteins:
- the NKIRAS1 gene encoding NF-kappa-B inhibitor-interacting Ras-like protein 1 isoform X1, translating to MGKGCKVVVCGLLSVGKTAILEQLLYGNHTIGMEDCETMEDVYMASVETDRGVKEQLHLYDTRGLQEGVELPKHYFSFADGFVLVYSVNNLESFQRVELLKKEIDKFKDKKEATIVVLGNKIDLSEQRQVDAEVAQQWAKSEKVRLWEVTVTDRKTLIEPFTLLASKLSQPQSKSSFPLPGRKNKGNSSSEN from the exons ATGGGAAAGGGCTGCAAGGTTGTGGTTTGTGGATTGCTATCTGTGGGGAAAACTGCAATTTTGGAGCAGCTCCTTTATGGAAATCATACTATTG GAATGGAAGATTGCGAAACAATGGAAGATGTGTACATGGCTTCAGTGGAAACAGACCGAGGAGTAAAAGAACAGTTACATCTTTATGACACCAGAGGTCTACAGGAAGGCGTGGAGCTGCCAaagcattatttttcatttgctgatGGCTTTGTTCTTGTGTACAGTGTGAATAACCTTGAATCCTTTCAAAGAGTGGAGCttctgaagaaagaaattgatAAGTTCAAAGACAAAAAAGAGGCAA CAATTGTTGTATTAGGAAACAAAATCGACCTTTCTGAGCAGAGACAAGTGGACGCTGAAGTGGCACAGCAGTGGGCAAAAAGTGAGAAAGTGAGACTGTGGGAGGTGACTGTTACAGATCGGAAAACTCTGATTGAACCATTCACTTTATTAGCCAGTAAACTTTCTCAACCCCAGAGCAAATCAAGCTTTCCTTTGCCTGGGAGGAAAAACAAAGGTAACTCTAGTTCTGAGAACTAA
- the NKIRAS1 gene encoding NF-kappa-B inhibitor-interacting Ras-like protein 1, which produces MGKGCKVVVCGLLSVGKTAILEQLLYGNHTIGMEDCETMEDVYMASVETDRGVKEQLHLYDTRGLQEGVELPKHYFSFADGFVLVYSVNNLESFQRVELLKKEIDKFKDKKEVAIVVLGNKIDLSEQRQVDAEVAQQWAKSEKVRLWEVTVTDRKTLIEPFTLLASKLSQPQSKSSFPLPGRKNKGNSSSEN; this is translated from the exons ATGGGAAAGGGCTGCAAGGTTGTGGTTTGTGGATTGCTATCTGTGGGGAAAACTGCAATTTTGGAGCAGCTCCTTTATGGAAATCATACTATTG GAATGGAAGATTGCGAAACAATGGAAGATGTGTACATGGCTTCAGTGGAAACAGACCGAGGAGTAAAAGAACAGTTACATCTTTATGACACCAGAGGTCTACAGGAAGGCGTGGAGCTGCCAaagcattatttttcatttgctgatGGCTTTGTTCTTGTGTACAGTGTGAATAACCTTGAATCCTTTCAAAGAGTGGAGCttctgaagaaagaaattgatAAGTTCAAAGACAAAAAAGAG GTAGCAATTGTTGTATTAGGAAACAAAATCGACCTTTCTGAGCAGAGACAAGTGGACGCTGAAGTGGCACAGCAGTGGGCAAAAAGTGAGAAAGTGAGACTGTGGGAGGTGACTGTTACAGATCGGAAAACTCTGATTGAACCATTCACTTTATTAGCCAGTAAACTTTCTCAACCCCAGAGCAAATCAAGCTTTCCTTTGCCTGGGAGGAAAAACAAAGGTAACTCTAGTTCTGAGAACTAA